From the genome of Rickettsiales bacterium:
GCCGCTCTGCAGGTAGACTCACACACCGATCTGGAAGCCAAGATGTGTTACGCCTGAGTCTGGCAGGCAAAATTACTTTTTAGGAAGACCGCAGCTGTGATCCAGCAGTTCCTCGCCATTGGCAAAATCCGCATGCAGCGGGGAGATATGATGGGAAAGCAGCACGAATCCGGAAGTTCCATCCGTCAGGGTAATGCCCGTTACTACCAGCGTTTCACGCCCCATATCGGGGTGCTCTGCTGCAAGCAAGGCAAACAGATTGGTTCCTTTCAGGCTGCCGGACTTAAGCAGCATCGCCTCATATTCATGCCCTTGCAGCCGGACGGGCAGCCTTGTCCATGCCGTGCCGATTTCGTCTTTCACCGCAGCAAGCAGCCCGGTTACTTCCGGTTTCATGCAATCGATATGAATATGCAGCTGGTCCTGCGTGCGACCCAGTGAGGAATTAACCGCCATCCCCACTCCATCGCGCGGGAGCGGATGGCCGAGTTTGCGAAATACATATTTGCGCGCATCCCATGCCGCCTGCCAGTAATTCGGCGCATGATCGCCGAGAATCGCCGGGTCTTCAATACCGGATACGCGTTCGGTCGGCATCAGCAGATACTGCGCTGGACCGACACGGTCCTTAAACAGCGCATAGCCATCCTGAAGATCGACATACGTGCAGGGGTGGGGATTGTCATGTTGCTCTTGCCCGGCTACACACCGGTCATGCACGATACGCCACAGAATCTGGCGGTCGCCCGCCTCTTTCTGACCCGCGCAGGAAAGCAGCAGCGCGCAAGCGGCTACAACCAGGTAGGCAACAGAAAACAGGGAACGATCAGTTGCTGGCATGGACATCATTTTTAAGCTGCCGCACCGTATTTTACAACTGAATCTTTACGAATTCACCATCCACATCGCTTTTTCGCAATGAATGCGGAAAAGCTCCCGGAATTCTTCAGAACCTCAGGCTGCCGTCTGCAATAACGGTTTCAGATACTTGCCTGTCACGCTGCTTTTGCTCGCGGCAACCTGCTCCGGCGTGCCGGTGGCAACCACCTGCCCGCCTTTATGGCCGCCTGCCGGACCGATATCGATAATCCAGTCCGCGGTTTTGATCACGTCAAGATTATGCTCAATGACAACGATTGTATTACCCGCATCCACGAGCTTGTGAATCACCACCAGCAGCTTGCGGATATCTTCGCTGTGCAGGCCGGTCGTCGGTTCGTCAAGAATGTAAAGCGTGCGGCCCGTGGAGCGTTTGGAAAGCTCCTTGGCAAGCTTGATGCGCTGCGCTTCACCGCCCGAAAGCGTGGTCGCGGACTGGCCGAGCGTAATATAGCCAAGCCCCACTTCCTGCAGCGCCACGCATTTTTCAAGCACGGAAGGATTGGATGCGAAGAACGGGACGGCTTCATCCACCGTCATATTGAGCACATCCGCAATGGACTTGCCGCGATACTTAATTTCCAGCGTTTCACGGTTATAGCGGTTGCCATGGCATTCGTCGCACTTCACATACACGTCCGGCAGGAAATGCATTTCGATTTTGATCATGCCGTCACCCTGGCAGGTTTCACAGCGCCCGCCCTTGACGTTGAATGAGAAGCGACCGGATTTATACCCGCGCGCAGCCGATTCCGGCAACGCCGTGAACCAGTCGCGGATCGGTGAGAATGCGCCCGTGTAAGTCGCCGGATTCGAACGCGGCGTGCGGCCGATGGGAGACTGGTCGATCTCGATGATCTTATCGATATATTCCATGCCCGTGATGCGATCATGTGGCCCGGCCTGCTCCTTGCTGCCATGCAGGGTGCGCATAACGGCCTTATAAAGCGTTTCGATTACGAGGCTCGACTTGCCGCCGCCGGAAACCCCCGTTACGCAGCACAGCACACCCAGCGGAATATCCA
Proteins encoded in this window:
- a CDS encoding CDP-diacylglycerol diphosphatase, which translates into the protein MPATDRSLFSVAYLVVAACALLLSCAGQKEAGDRQILWRIVHDRCVAGQEQHDNPHPCTYVDLQDGYALFKDRVGPAQYLLMPTERVSGIEDPAILGDHAPNYWQAAWDARKYVFRKLGHPLPRDGVGMAVNSSLGRTQDQLHIHIDCMKPEVTGLLAAVKDEIGTAWTRLPVRLQGHEYEAMLLKSGSLKGTNLFALLAAEHPDMGRETLVVTGITLTDGTSGFVLLSHHISPLHADFANGEELLDHSCGLPKK